The Agrobacterium larrymoorei genome includes the window ATGTCATTCGATTAAACGAGCAAGTAGTGGAAATTTATTCCGGCTGGCGCTTTCTTCCAGCGTCGGCTAAGCCATTGACATGTTTGGCATGGAGAGTAGCCGTGAGTGGTATCGATAGAACGCGTGCAGAGCGGCTGATGAGAGAGGCCGGACTTGACGCGCTGGTTCTTTTTCAGCCGGAAGCCTTTCAGTACGCCATCGGTGCTCCGGCGGGCGTGGCGACAATGTGGGGCAGGGCGGGAGCTGCAATTGCTCTTGTGCCCACAGATGCTCATTTGCCACTGGGGGCAATCGTCAGTGACCATGCTGCGGCTGTCATGCGACATAAGGCAGTAGATGTCGATCTGAGGACGCATCGCATATGGATCGACACGGTCGATCTCTTGGGCGTTGAATCGGTCGCAGGAATTGACGAGGCCTATCGACGTACCGGTGTATCGGGTCAGAGGCCGGAGACCTTCGATCGCGCAGCCTGTTTCGACCTCTTGTCCGATATGCTGAAGGACAAAGGTCTCATGGGGGGCAGGATCGGCGTCGATCTCGAATGCATGCCAGCGGCTGATTTTGAGGCGTTGAAGGTATCGATTCCTGGAATTCAATGGGTTGACGGCTCGCTGGTGCTGCGACGCCTGCGAGCCATCAAGACCCCCATGGAAATCGATAGGTTGAGGCGCGCGGCACATGCCGCGGAGGGCGGGCTTGAGAGTATGATGCAGGCTGTTCGTCTCGACGTCCCGGTGGCTGAACTGTCTACGGCTTGGAAAGCGGGTGCGCAGGATGCGGCACAGGTTGGCGGCTTTGCGCTGAGCGGGCATTGGGATTTC containing:
- a CDS encoding M24 family metallopeptidase, producing MSGIDRTRAERLMREAGLDALVLFQPEAFQYAIGAPAGVATMWGRAGAAIALVPTDAHLPLGAIVSDHAAAVMRHKAVDVDLRTHRIWIDTVDLLGVESVAGIDEAYRRTGVSGQRPETFDRAACFDLLSDMLKDKGLMGGRIGVDLECMPAADFEALKVSIPGIQWVDGSLVLRRLRAIKTPMEIDRLRRAAHAAEGGLESMMQAVRLDVPVAELSTAWKAGAQDAAQVGGFALSGHWDFISVGPNLSDGAARVTPGALIKADVGTLVEGYSSDGARTFTYGPTSQLGQDIFKALEAAFDAGLEQIKPGNAFGAVHDAMLRSMRRDGFGEYYRGHFGHSVGGNVGIEEWPFFSANNPELIEADMVVALEAPFYGQNFGALMIEDQFLVTRGGAECMNKLPRVLRDLSGDGG